The DNA segment TCCTGTGAAACTTCTCCGCAATGCCGAAGCCCGCTGTCAACCGGTCGTCACCCGTCTCCTGCTCAAGTCGGGCCACGACATTGCTCAGGGCGCGATGGCTCCGGCACGGCCAGTCTCGCTGGGAAGCGACCGCCATCACCGCGTGCGACGCGGCCCCCCACAGCTTCTCCGAAGCCTGCAGGTGGTCGCCCGAGGCAAACTCCTGGTCGGATGCATCAAGGAAGTCGCGAGCAGTCTGGATGTGGTCCTCGTGTTCCATGAATCTAATTCCAAGCCTATTGTCAGTGTTTTGGCAATCCAGCCAATGGATAGTGTAGCAGCTAATCACTGTTTAGGGCAGTGGTGCGGTAATGTGGTCCGTTCCGTGGCCGAATTAAGCTGGCAGGCAATCCTACCGCCCCGCCGCCGCCAGCGTCTTCGCGCCCAGCAGCTTGGCGCACGCGTACACCGCCGAGGTGGTCGGCATCGGCACCCCCACCAGCCTCCCCAGCTCCAGCACGACCCCCACCAGCCCGCCGATCTCGATCGGCCGCGCCAGCTCGACGTCCTGCAGCATTGAGGTCTTGTGGTCGCCCACCTTCTCCGCCCCCGCCATGCGCTGGTCGACGCTGATGGGGATCTCGACGCCCAGCGCCGTCGCGACGGAGTACGCCTCTCCCATCATCGCCCGGGCAACCCCCGCGGCGTCCGGGTCCTGCGCGATCTCCGCCATGCCCGCCTGCGTGAGCGCGCTGATCGGGTTGAACGCGAGGTTGCCCATCAGCTTGACCCATATCTCCTGCCGGATGTTGGCGCGCACCGGCGCCCGCAGCCCCGCGCTCCCCAGCGCCGCCGAGATCTCCTTGGCCCGCTCCGACGTCGTGCCGTCCAGCTCGCCGAGCGAGAACCGGTTCCCCTCCTCGTGCTCGATGACCCCCGGCTCCACGATGGTCGCGGCCGGGTACACCACGCAGCCGACGATGCTCTCGGCGGGCACGTGCTCCGTGATGACGCCCCCCGGGTCGACGCTCTCCAGCCGCGTGCCCTCCCACGCGCCGCCGTGCCGCTGGAAGTACCACCACGGGATGCCGTTCTGCGCCGGCAGCACCACGGTGTCCGGCCCCAGCAGCGGCCTCAGCAGCGGCGCGATGGCCGTCAGCCCGTGTGCCTTCACGGCCAGCACCACCACGTCGGCGTGGCCCACCTCGGCCGCGTCGCTGGTGGCGAAGACGCTGGCGGAAAAGTCCCCGTCGGGGCTGCGCACCACGACGCCCCGCTCCTGCATCGCCGCCAGGTGCGGCCCCCGCGCGATGAGCGCGACGTCCTGCCCCGCGACGCTCAGCTTGGCGCCCATGTACGCCCCAATGGCCCCGGCGCCGTAGATAGCAAACTTCATGACATCCTTTCCAACTGCCTCAATGCCACCCCCACCCCCGCATCGTCATTCCTGCGAAGGCAGGAATCCAGAGGGGCTGGGGGAGGGGCCCGCCGGCGCCGCAACACCCGCCCGTCTCCCACCGTCGTTCCGGCGGAGGCAGGACCCCCGACGACCAGCGCCCATTCGCCTGAGCCTCTCCCCAACCTCCATCCTGGCGAATGCATGCCCCGTACCCCGATACGGGGCCGGTATCCAGGGGAGGAGGGCGGGGGCCGCCAGTGCTAAAGGACCTCGCAAGCTGGCCCCCGCGCGACCTCCCACCGTCGTTCCCGCGAAGCTTGCCCCGTACCGCGATACGGGGGCGGAAACCCAGGGCAGCGACGCGCCCCTTCGCGCCAACCCCTAACCCCCGAAAGAGCGACCCCCCGCCCAGCAAAAGAGGCGAAGCCTCCCTCCTACTTGGAGAACATCTCTGTCAGGAAGCGGCGCTGGATCTTCCCCGTCGGGCCGCGCGGGATCTCCTCCATCACGTGGATGACCCGCGGGCACTTGTAGTCCGCCAGCTTCGTCCGGCAGAACGCCACCAGCTCCTGCGGCGTCACCTCGCCGTTGAGCACCACCGCCGCCGAGGCCTCCTCGCCGTGCGTCTGGTGCGCTACCCCGAAGGCGACCGCCTCCGCCACCGCCGGGTGGTCCAGCAGCGCGTTGTCGATCTCCAGCGGCGAGATCTTCTCCCCGCTCCGATTGATCATCTCCTTCAGCCGCCCCGTCAGCGTCAGGTACCCCTCGCCGTCCAGCATCCCCTCGTCGCCCGTGCGGAACCAGCCGTTGGTGAACGACGTCGCATTGGCCTCCGGGTTGTTCTCGTAGCCCGAGATCACGTTCTCGCCGCGAATGACCACCTCGCCCCGCTCCCCGGCGATGAGCAGCGTGCCCTCCTCGTCCATGATCGCGACCTCGACCCCCGTCCCCGGCCCGACCGCCCCCGGCAGCCGGTTCCCCGGCGGCAGCGGGTTCGACGCCATCTGGTGCGCCGCCTCCGTCATCCCGTACGCCTCCAGCACCGGCACCCTGAACTGCTGCTCCAACTCGTCCATCACCACCGGCGGCAGCGCCGCGCTGCAGCTCCGGATGAACCGCAGCGTCTCCGGCACCTCCGGCTTCGTGCTCCGCGCCCGCGCCAGCAGCGCCTGGTGCATCGTCGGCACCGCCGAGTACCACGTGACGCTGTGCTCCTTCACCACCGGCCAGAAGTTCAGCGGGTTGAAGCGCGGCGGCGCCACCACCGTCCCGCCCGTCTGCAGCGTCGAGAGCGTCGACGCGACCAGCCCGTGCACGTGGAAGAGCGGCATGACGCACAGCGCCACGTCCTCCTCCGTCAGGTCGTACGTCGCCGCGATGTTCCGCAGCGACGTCGTCAGGTTCCGGTGCGTCAGCGGCACCCGCTTCGGCCGCGACGTCGTCCCGCTCGTGTGCAGCACCAGCGCGACGTCGTCCGTCGCCGGCCACGGCGAGTCGCTCGCGCTCGCCCCGTCCCCCCCGCCCGCCGCGGCGAAGTTCACCTGCCCCGCGTCGTCCATCGTCGCGACGATGTGCAGCGCCCCGGCCGGCGCCACCTCGACGATCGCCTCGCCGCCCTCCGGCCCCGTGATGACCGCCGACGCGTTCGTGTCGTCCAGGTAGAACGCAAACTCGTCGATCTTGTACGCCGCGTTCAGCGGCGCGGCCGTCGCCGCTGCCGTCACCGTCAGGAACGTCACGATCGACTCCAGCCCGTTCGGCAGCACGATCGCCACCCGGTCGTCCTTCCCGATGCCCAGCTCCCGCAGCTGCACCCGCAGCCGGTCCACCTGCGCCCGCAGGTCGTCGTACGTGATCGAGGGCCCGTCGGGGGCCACCAGCGCGGCGTGGTCTCCCGCGCCGTAGTCCAGGACCTCCCGAAGTGTCTGCGCCTGTGTGCCGGTCGCCATGATTGCGTCCTCCGTTCCGTGTTCCTCTCGCCTAGAAGGCGTCAGGGGCCGCGGCTATGGCCGCGAGGTCCTCTCTGGTATACGAGCCCAGGCTCCGAAAGTCAAACTCCGTGTAGTTCTTGATCCACCGCATCACCACCTTGGTCGCCGCCCGGTACCGCGCGACCGTCTCCTCGCGCGACTCCGAGCCCCCGTCCGCCGCGTCCTCCTCCAGCCGCGCGAGGATGTCCTCCTCCTCGCCGAGCAGGATGCGCTTCACCACCTCGAGCGTGTGGACCTCGCCCGTCTCCGCGTCCGCCGCGCCGTGGATCACCCGCTGCCCCGTCTGCGCCGCCGAGATCCGCGCCGTCGCCAGGTCCTCCATCAGCGCCGGGTGCAGCCCCGGCCGGCCCGCCAGGCTGTCGATGCCCTTCGCCCCGCGACCGTTCAGCCACCCCTCGACGTACTCGATCAGCGTCCGCAGGTTCCGGCGCGTCCCCTCCAGCGTGACCTTCCCCTCCGGCCGCACGATCTCGATCGGGTAGTTGTCCGGGTCCATCATCGCCGCCGTCGGCCGCCACCCGCTGTCCGAGACCGTCTTGAACGGCGCCGCCGCCACGCCCATGTGAAAGATGTGCGCCACCCACCCGCGCGAGAAACCCTGCGCGGCCTCCCACTCCTTGTCGGCCCGTATCGATGCCGCCGCCGCCTCGTTCACCGCCTCGTCGCGGCTCGGCAGCGCCGTCGCCATCCCCCCGATCGCCACGCCCCCGTGCTTCAGGCACACGGCCACCAGCCTGCGAAAGATGTTCGACATGAACGCCGTCGTCTTGATGTCCACCCCAAACCGGTCCGGCCACACCATCTCCGGGTCCGCCATCACGTACTCCAGGATGCTCGCCTTCAGGTCCCACCGAGCCGCGTTCAGCCCCGCCGCGTACGGCCCCAGCTGGTGCAGGATCTCCTCCATCTGGAACACCGCCGGCAGCGACTCGATCAGCGGGATCGCCCGGATCGTCGCCGTCCGAAGGTGCTCCAGCCGGAACTGGCTCTCCGCGAAGAAGTGCCGCCAGAACGCCGTCTCCGTCGCCGACTCGATCTTCGGCAGGTAGAAGTAGATGCCCAGCCCCGCCTCCGCCTGCGCCCGCCCCGCGTGGAACAGCGTCAGGCACGCGCCGAGGATCGCCGCCGACACCGGCTTCCCCCCGATCGTCACCTCCGGCTCGTCGAGGTGCAGCCCCCGCTCACGGTGCATGAAGAAGGGGACGCGCCCCTCCTGCACGCTGTAGTCGCGCCCCCGCGCCTCGTCGCGGTACGTCAGCCCGCCCGTCACCGCCAGCACCCGGTTGTGCGCCGCCCGCACCGTGTCGACCAGCCTGTGCCCCGCCGAGTCCTCGTCGTCGTCCAGGTCCCCCTCCGCCCGGACCCCGTCGGCGCCCGGGTTCAGCGCGTTGATGAACATCGGCGTGATCGACACCGGCCCCGTGATCTCGATGCCCGGCCGCCGCAGCTCCTCGGGCACCGGCGGCACCCGCCACGGCTGCGCCGCGTCCCCCGCCGGCGGCAAACTCGGCAGCTCCCCGTCCAGCGCCCGCAACTGCGACTGCGACCGCGCCTCGCGAAACGCGTTCACCCGAGGCCCAAAGGTCCGGTGCATATGCGCGAAGTACGTGCAGAAATCCGGCGTAAACAGCTCCGCCGCACCCTCCACAGGCGCAAACGTCAC comes from the Chloroflexota bacterium genome and includes:
- a CDS encoding 2-dehydropantoate 2-reductase — translated: MKFAIYGAGAIGAYMGAKLSVAGQDVALIARGPHLAAMQERGVVVRSPDGDFSASVFATSDAAEVGHADVVVLAVKAHGLTAIAPLLRPLLGPDTVVLPAQNGIPWWYFQRHGGAWEGTRLESVDPGGVITEHVPAESIVGCVVYPAATIVEPGVIEHEEGNRFSLGELDGTTSERAKEISAALGSAGLRAPVRANIRQEIWVKLMGNLAFNPISALTQAGMAEIAQDPDAAGVARAMMGEAYSVATALGVEIPISVDQRMAGAEKVGDHKTSMLQDVELARPIEIGGLVGVVLELGRLVGVPMPTTSAVYACAKLLGAKTLAAAGR
- a CDS encoding PaREP1/PaREP8 domain-containing protein translates to MEHEDHIQTARDFLDASDQEFASGDHLQASEKLWGAASHAVMAVASQRDWPCRSHRALSNVVARLEQETGDDRLTAGFGIAEKFHRNFYHDEMQDYELGVDRPTVHRFVNRMLTLAESGSA
- a CDS encoding acyl--CoA ligase, whose amino-acid sequence is MATGTQAQTLREVLDYGAGDHAALVAPDGPSITYDDLRAQVDRLRVQLRELGIGKDDRVAIVLPNGLESIVTFLTVTAAATAAPLNAAYKIDEFAFYLDDTNASAVITGPEGGEAIVEVAPAGALHIVATMDDAGQVNFAAAGGGDGASASDSPWPATDDVALVLHTSGTTSRPKRVPLTHRNLTTSLRNIAATYDLTEEDVALCVMPLFHVHGLVASTLSTLQTGGTVVAPPRFNPLNFWPVVKEHSVTWYSAVPTMHQALLARARSTKPEVPETLRFIRSCSAALPPVVMDELEQQFRVPVLEAYGMTEAAHQMASNPLPPGNRLPGAVGPGTGVEVAIMDEEGTLLIAGERGEVVIRGENVISGYENNPEANATSFTNGWFRTGDEGMLDGEGYLTLTGRLKEMINRSGEKISPLEIDNALLDHPAVAEAVAFGVAHQTHGEEASAAVVLNGEVTPQELVAFCRTKLADYKCPRVIHVMEEIPRGPTGKIQRRFLTEMFSK